The DNA region TGAACACCCGCGCCGCTAGGTCGAGCGACGGCAGTTTCTGTTCGAACGTCCGCTGCAACTGCCGGGTGGCGTTCTCGACCAGCGTCTCGCTGATCTCAACGGTCGCATCGAACCCTGGACTATCGACGCGGCGGACCTGGATCTGCTTCTGGTTGGCCTCGTGCTCCGGCGGCAGTCGGACCATCAACCCGTGCCGCTCCAGCGGGGCGAACGCCTCGCCCAGCGTCGCCTGGGCGGCGTCTAGCTGTCCCGCTTCGGAGAGCACGGTCCGCAGCTTGGCGAACTGCTCCTGCTCCTGCTCGGGGGTCGGCGCCGGCGTCCCCTCGGCCGGCGGCGGCAGCGCGTAGCTGGCCCAGATCTCTGGGTCGACCGTGTCCAGCGATTCTGCGCTGGCCAGCTCGCTCAGCTCGTTCACCACCCGCGCCTTGAGCTGCGTCACCCGGGCCGGGTCGTGCTCGTAGACCGCGGTCGCCAGCCGTCGGGCCAGGTCGCGCGCTTCGTCCGTCGCTTTGTCGTCTGGCTGCTTGAACTCGACCCGCGCGGTGAGGTTGCGGAGGGGGGTCTGCCCGGCGTGGAACTCGGCCGGGGGGCGCCAGGCGCGGGTGATGGCCGCCAACCCCAGCAGCGTGAGCACCACCAGCGACAGCCGCACCACCACCGAGCCGCGGCGCAGCTCGGACCCCATCGCCCGCCACTTGCCTGGGGGGAGTTCGAGCGCCGCAACACGGTGTTTGCGGGGTCGTTTTTGGGTGGGTTGGGCCATAAATCAATTCAATCAAGGCCGAAGGCCGACGCGTATCCCCCTCCCCTGTAGGGGGAGGGGTTAGGTGAGGGGGTTGGAGCTGGTGAACTCGCTGTGTTGGAGGTCTCGGAAACCTCGTCTAATCTGCTTCCAACCCCCTCCCCCCACCCCTCCCCCTGCCGGGGAGGGGAGTATGTGAGTCTACCGGTGCTCCATGGGTTCTTCGTACGCGTCTACGATCGCTTGCACCAGCGGGTGGCGGACGATGTCGGCCGTGGTGAGCTGGGTGCTGGCGATCCCGGGGATGTCGGAGAGCCGCACCAGCGCGTCGATCAGACCGCTGCGGGTGTGCGGCGGGAGGTCGATCTGCGACGTGTCGCCCGAGATCACTACCTTCGAGTCGGCGCCCATGCGGGTGAGGAACATCTTCATCTGGCTGACCGTGGTGTTCTGCCCTTCGTCCATGATGATGAACGCGCCGTTGAGCGTCCGCCCACGCATGTACGCCAGCGGCGCCACCTCGATCACGTCCTCGGCCATGTAACGCTTGAGCTGATCGGCGTCGAGCATCTCGCCCAACGCGTCCAGCAGCGGCCGCAGGTACGGGTTGATCTTGGCCTGCAGGTCGCCGGGGAGGAACCCGAGGTTCTCGCCCGCTTCCACTGCCGGCCTCACCAGCACAATCTTACGCACGCGTTGCTCGCGGAGCGCCTCGATCGCGGCGGCCACGGCCAGGTAGGTCTTGCCGCAGCCGGCCGGGCCGACGCAGAAAACCATGTCGTGGGCGCGGATCGCGTCGACGTACTTGGCTTGGCCCGGCGTGCGGGGGCGGATGGTCACGCCCGGCTTCTGGACGCCGATCGGCTGGGGCGGGCGGGCGCTCTCGCCCCCGACCGCCGAGTCGATCGCGGCCCGCACCGCGTCGGCCCCTACCTGGCCGGCGTGCGCCAGTTCGTTCTTGAGCGTCTCGAAGACGCCGGTCGCCTGGCGGACCGCCGCGTCGTCGCCGCTGAGGTGGATCCGGCCTCCGCGCGCAGAGATCTTGGCGGGGATCGCTTCGCGGATCCGCTTGAGGTGTTGGTCCGCGGTGCCGAACAGTTGGATGATATGATCCGGATCGCCGACAGGGATCGAAGCTTCAATCATCCTTGAGCGCCCGGGATTGAAGCGGGCGGCGTGAGGTGGGCGTTTGGAAAGGTGTCAGGAGGAAACAACGCGGCAGCCAGTGAGCCGGGGCGTCCCCGCCCCCGGCGCAGCGGGGTAGATGATCTAACGGGCCGGGGGCGGGGACGCCCCGGCTCGCACGCCTCATCAAGCAAAGCGAGCCACTAGAAATATAGTCAATTCCTCGGCCTGCGCAGCGCCCGGGCCTGGGGTTTCTGCGTAAATCGTGCCGTGGAAAGAGGTTGTGGCTTGTGGCGGGGTCGTCATGGCCCCACGACACGTGCTAGCCACAGGATATACGCGACCGGCGCAGCCAGCAGGATCGAGTCGAGCGTGTCGAGCACCCCGCCGAAGCCGGGCATCCAGGTGCTGCTGTTCTTGAGCGCCGCGTCGCGTTTCATCATCGACACCGCTAGGTCCCCCAGGATCCCCGCCAGCGCCACCAACAAGCCGTACAGCACCACGCCGGTCGCCCAGGTGAGCTGGGGCTGGTCGGTTTGCAGTCCCCAGGACCGTGCGAGCGGGCCGAGGAACACAAACGCCATAGCGACCGCCGAGGCGACCCCGCCGATGGCCCCCTCCCAGGTCTTGCCGGGGCTGAGCGAGGGGGTCATTTTGTGGCGACCCAGCATGTGGCCGAACACGTAGGCGCCGGTGTCGCACGCCTTGACCACGGCGATCATCGACAGCAGCGCCAGCATCCCCCAGCGGCCGTCGTCTCCCCAGCTTGCGCCCCCCCACGAGGGGCCGGCCAGCGTCCGCAGCAGCACTAGGCAGCTGATCATCCCGCCGGCGTAGCCGGCCGCGAGCAGCCCGCGCGCCAGCCGGTTGGTGGCGGAGCCGGCGCCCTTGAATCGGATCATCTCCACCACAAACAGCACCAAGATCAGCATCAGCATCCCCAGCCCGATCAGCCCGGCACGGGTGAGCGGAGCGGTGTACTTCATGCCGATGAGCGTCGGCATAAGCGACGTGAGCACCAGCATCGACGCGGTTGTGGAGACCACGTACCGCGACGGCGAATCGAGCGCGCGGCCCGTCAGCGGGTCGATCTTGCCGGAGTGCTCTAGCAGCCGCACCAGCTCATTGCCCCCCAGCACGGCGCCCAGGAACGCCAGCGGCGCCAGGATCAGCCCGGGCCGGGCGTAGTGGAAATCAAGCCAAGCGAGCCCCGCCACCAGCGTGATCAGCACGACCGAGAGGATGACACGCGATTGCAGCACGCTAGTCGCTTGGTTTGGAGAGCTAAGGTTTGACCACGGATCTCACGGATAAGGAAGATTGCCACGAAAAGGCACAAAAAGGCACAAGGTGGGGATGCTCAATGACCAAGTCCACATGACCAACAATCGCCACGCGTCGCACCGCACGGATTGGTCATTGGGGCTTGGTCGTTGGGCATTACTTTCTTTTGCTTTCTTGTGCCTTTTTGTGGCTATCGTCCGTCTTCCGTGCGATACGTGTCATCCGTGGTTACGCGTCGTTCAGCCCGCCGAAGCGGCGTTCTCTTGCGGCGAAGTCGCTGATCGCTTCGTGCAACGCGGCCTCGTCGAACTCCGGCCAGCAGCGGTCGGTGACCCAGATCTCTGAATAGCTTAATTGCCAGAGCAAGAAATTGCTGATTCTTAGTTCGCCGGCGGTGCGGATCAGCAGGTCGGGGTCGGGGACACCGGCCGTGTA from Pirellulimonas nuda includes:
- a CDS encoding PhoH family protein, with translation MIEASIPVGDPDHIIQLFGTADQHLKRIREAIPAKISARGGRIHLSGDDAAVRQATGVFETLKNELAHAGQVGADAVRAAIDSAVGGESARPPQPIGVQKPGVTIRPRTPGQAKYVDAIRAHDMVFCVGPAGCGKTYLAVAAAIEALREQRVRKIVLVRPAVEAGENLGFLPGDLQAKINPYLRPLLDALGEMLDADQLKRYMAEDVIEVAPLAYMRGRTLNGAFIIMDEGQNTTVSQMKMFLTRMGADSKVVISGDTSQIDLPPHTRSGLIDALVRLSDIPGIASTQLTTADIVRHPLVQAIVDAYEEPMEHR
- a CDS encoding phosphatidate cytidylyltransferase, translating into MLQSRVILSVVLITLVAGLAWLDFHYARPGLILAPLAFLGAVLGGNELVRLLEHSGKIDPLTGRALDSPSRYVVSTTASMLVLTSLMPTLIGMKYTAPLTRAGLIGLGMLMLILVLFVVEMIRFKGAGSATNRLARGLLAAGYAGGMISCLVLLRTLAGPSWGGASWGDDGRWGMLALLSMIAVVKACDTGAYVFGHMLGRHKMTPSLSPGKTWEGAIGGVASAVAMAFVFLGPLARSWGLQTDQPQLTWATGVVLYGLLVALAGILGDLAVSMMKRDAALKNSSTWMPGFGGVLDTLDSILLAAPVAYILWLARVVGP